Proteins from a genomic interval of Leptospira kanakyensis:
- a CDS encoding AMP-dependent synthetase/ligase, whose protein sequence is MKNFTTLNDVFYYANRAYGSKEMFFGKDAGKNFKGRTFSDIFHNAENLALSLLQMGLQPGDRVGLMADNRTEWAIADIATLLNGAVNVPRGSDSTPQEIEYILTHSESKYCFVEHEKLYDSLKPILSNTKVEKVIILDPGYKSKDSLSIPMDTLIADGESLRKNLPSLELRSKQVKPDDLFTIIYTSGTTGMPKGVMLSHQNMVYNVVKVPPRVGLKSSDRTLSILPVWHIFERAIDYAIIAEGASIAYTNIRDLRDDFQKIKPSFMASAPRLWENLYLGIKQKLEKAPENKRKLFDFAYDICKKFKDGQDYLAGNRLLTKEESPFERAKNTTLSLGYVLNLFLLAKVLDGLVFSKIRDVLGGHLTGTISGGGALPAHVDEFFNVIGIPVYEGYGMTECAPIISVRSVGKVVQGSVGKWPDGTAVKIVNEQGESVPKGKMGVIHIKGPQVMKGYYKNEEATSKTIHDGWMNTGDLGFISFNDTLSVRGRVKDTIVLLGGENVEPVPIENLLLENALINQVIVVGQDQKSLTALVWPDKDRMKEAGLNSKDGEDLNQNKEVRLYFQNIIKKQISSENGFKSFEKLSDFRFLPKAMEVGDELTNLFKMKRNVIHDKYKDLIKSMYN, encoded by the coding sequence ATGAAAAATTTTACGACGCTGAATGATGTTTTTTATTATGCCAATAGAGCTTATGGTTCCAAAGAAATGTTCTTTGGAAAGGATGCAGGAAAAAACTTTAAGGGTCGTACTTTTTCAGATATCTTTCATAATGCAGAAAACCTTGCCCTTTCTCTTTTACAAATGGGATTACAACCAGGAGACAGAGTGGGTCTTATGGCCGATAACAGAACCGAGTGGGCCATTGCCGACATCGCTACTCTGTTAAATGGTGCAGTCAATGTTCCAAGAGGTTCCGATTCCACTCCACAAGAAATTGAATACATCCTCACTCACTCAGAAAGTAAATATTGTTTTGTGGAACATGAAAAACTCTATGATTCACTGAAACCAATTCTATCCAATACAAAAGTAGAAAAAGTAATCATTTTGGATCCTGGATACAAATCGAAGGATTCACTTTCGATTCCTATGGATACACTGATTGCCGATGGAGAATCACTTCGTAAAAATCTACCTTCTCTAGAACTAAGATCCAAACAAGTAAAACCAGACGACCTATTTACCATCATCTATACTTCAGGGACAACAGGAATGCCCAAAGGTGTGATGTTATCCCACCAAAACATGGTATACAACGTGGTAAAGGTTCCACCTCGTGTGGGATTAAAAAGTTCCGACAGAACTTTATCAATCCTTCCCGTTTGGCATATATTTGAACGTGCAATTGATTACGCCATCATTGCAGAAGGAGCCTCCATCGCGTATACAAACATTCGCGACTTAAGAGATGACTTTCAAAAAATCAAACCTAGTTTTATGGCTTCTGCTCCAAGACTCTGGGAAAATTTATACCTCGGCATCAAACAAAAGTTAGAGAAAGCTCCAGAGAACAAAAGAAAACTTTTTGACTTTGCTTATGATATTTGTAAAAAATTCAAAGATGGGCAAGATTACCTTGCTGGTAACAGACTTCTTACCAAAGAAGAATCACCATTTGAACGAGCAAAAAACACGACTCTCTCCCTTGGTTATGTTCTCAATTTATTTTTACTCGCAAAAGTTTTGGATGGACTCGTTTTTTCCAAAATTCGCGATGTGTTAGGAGGCCACCTAACAGGAACTATTTCCGGAGGAGGAGCCCTCCCTGCCCATGTGGACGAATTTTTTAATGTCATCGGCATTCCTGTTTATGAAGGATATGGAATGACTGAATGTGCCCCTATTATCTCTGTTCGGTCTGTTGGTAAGGTGGTTCAAGGATCTGTAGGGAAATGGCCCGATGGAACTGCAGTTAAAATTGTGAATGAACAAGGGGAATCTGTTCCCAAGGGAAAAATGGGAGTCATTCATATCAAAGGCCCTCAGGTCATGAAAGGATATTATAAAAATGAAGAAGCCACTTCTAAAACTATCCACGATGGTTGGATGAATACTGGAGATTTGGGTTTTATTTCTTTTAATGATACACTTTCCGTACGTGGTCGAGTCAAGGACACCATTGTACTACTCGGTGGTGAAAACGTAGAACCAGTACCTATCGAAAACTTGTTACTGGAAAATGCCCTCATCAACCAAGTGATTGTTGTAGGCCAAGACCAAAAGTCTCTCACAGCCCTTGTTTGGCCGGACAAAGATCGTATGAAAGAAGCAGGCCTCAACTCCAAGGATGGAGAAGATCTCAACCAAAACAAAGAAGTTAGATTGTATTTTCAAAATATCATCAAAAAACAAATTTCTTCCGAAAACGGCTTCAAATCTTTTGAAAAACTTTCCGACTTCCGGTTTTTACCAAAAGCCATGGAAGTGGGAGATGAACTGACAAATCTTTTCAAAATGAAACGAAATGTCATTCATGACAAATACAAAGACCTAATCAAATCAATGTATAACTAA
- a CDS encoding tetratricopeptide repeat protein: MRFLFFFSSSLFLLSFPLSANLLEDYWKAVQNTKEKFDISDHSPKRFSFRFGGEIPGVLHKESLNHEIFWFCQKYLDKYHTNFPYPRFKQDIRSHLTDLYGDPSQNFLSGKLSFSCFSGWKEGNSLLKLSFFLNENEFFPYRWDYYDSKGHLFLTEEDETKNGKKNSFTYYSSAGCPKEITKDKNDFGAMDEWWYYKNCQLVRIEYDSNENGFRERICHYENEKESYCEGVGEKEEREAILLESNQKFPEALKFYRKSLSEYKKEVSIGTARTCSLLKKIANIEYNERDFPAFTKTLDEFFSYRVCESDSLDVLIYRSYYYLYVLGDYRSARDSYLKTAEIYRKTHGEISPEISLNLAYSQFMDKDPNACLVSLEKLNSRRLTAYPRFFLFYYRGSCELSLGRYEDAYTNLKRAQILGGEKEFLPVVYYKLGRASFATNREQEGNLWINQALLIDLDLIEKMVSDPIFESFFLSPNGKSLKRKYYLNKQKKE, from the coding sequence TTGAGATTTTTATTTTTCTTTAGTTCATCCCTATTTTTACTCAGTTTTCCACTTAGTGCCAATCTTTTAGAGGATTATTGGAAGGCTGTCCAAAACACTAAGGAAAAATTCGATATCTCAGACCATAGCCCGAAAAGGTTTAGTTTTCGATTTGGAGGCGAAATTCCAGGAGTCCTCCACAAAGAATCACTCAACCATGAAATCTTTTGGTTTTGTCAAAAATACTTAGACAAATACCACACAAACTTTCCTTACCCCAGATTCAAACAAGACATTAGGTCTCACCTAACCGATCTATATGGAGATCCATCTCAAAATTTTTTGAGTGGGAAACTTTCTTTTTCCTGTTTTTCCGGTTGGAAAGAAGGTAATTCTTTATTAAAATTATCTTTCTTTTTAAATGAGAACGAATTTTTTCCTTATCGTTGGGATTATTATGATTCGAAAGGACATTTGTTTTTAACCGAAGAAGACGAAACTAAAAACGGAAAAAAGAATAGTTTCACATATTATTCTTCTGCAGGTTGTCCCAAAGAAATTACAAAAGATAAAAATGATTTTGGTGCTATGGATGAATGGTGGTATTATAAAAACTGCCAACTCGTTCGGATTGAATATGATTCCAATGAAAACGGATTTAGAGAACGTATTTGTCATTATGAGAATGAAAAGGAATCATATTGTGAAGGAGTGGGAGAAAAAGAGGAACGAGAAGCCATTCTCTTAGAATCCAACCAAAAGTTTCCAGAAGCCCTAAAATTTTATCGAAAATCATTGTCAGAATATAAAAAGGAAGTTTCCATCGGTACAGCAAGAACCTGTTCCCTTCTAAAAAAAATTGCCAACATTGAGTATAACGAAAGGGACTTTCCCGCCTTTACCAAAACCTTGGATGAATTTTTTTCTTACCGAGTTTGCGAATCGGATTCCCTCGACGTTCTAATTTACAGATCCTATTATTATTTATATGTTTTAGGAGATTATCGATCTGCGAGAGATAGTTACTTAAAAACTGCAGAAATTTACCGCAAAACCCACGGGGAAATCAGTCCTGAAATTTCGTTAAATTTAGCCTATTCTCAATTTATGGATAAAGATCCTAATGCCTGTTTGGTTAGTTTAGAAAAACTAAATAGTCGTAGGCTCACAGCTTATCCACGGTTTTTCCTCTTTTATTATCGGGGTTCATGTGAGCTCAGTCTTGGGCGTTATGAAGATGCTTATACAAATTTAAAAAGGGCCCAAATTCTGGGAGGAGAAAAAGAGTTTTTACCTGTAGTTTATTATAAATTAGGAAGAGCTTCTTTTGCCACAAATAGGGAACAAGAAGGAAACCTTTGGATCAACCAAGCCTTACTGATTGATTTAGATTTGATAGAAAAAATGGTATCCGATCCCATTTTTGAATCATTCTTTCTTTCTCCTAATGGGAAATCGCTGAAAAGAAAATATTACTTGAATAAACAGAAAAAAGAGTGA
- a CDS encoding YopX family protein, with protein MAFTIRFRVWDKQEKEFSQKGFSLTLDGKLLKFGQPIPNEDNFIVNSFTGLKDKYDKDLFEEDIIEHTVAKGGNLTQHTGIIRYNNEHGAFYLENGPPLLQLFSIRKVGNPYENPILFDLYLKSKS; from the coding sequence ATGGCATTCACAATTCGGTTCCGAGTTTGGGACAAACAAGAAAAAGAATTCTCTCAGAAAGGTTTTAGTTTAACCCTTGATGGGAAACTACTTAAGTTTGGGCAACCTATCCCCAATGAAGACAATTTTATTGTGAACAGTTTTACCGGTCTAAAAGATAAATACGACAAAGACCTATTTGAAGAAGATATCATAGAACATACAGTGGCCAAAGGGGGAAACCTCACCCAACATACAGGGATTATACGATACAACAACGAACATGGCGCCTTCTATTTAGAAAACGGGCCTCCACTATTACAACTTTTTTCCATTAGAAAGGTTGGAAACCCTTACGAAAATCCCATTCTATTTGATTTGTATCTAAAAAGTAAGTCTTGA
- a CDS encoding ParA family protein: MKVISVSNIKGGSGKSTTAAHLACALARRGKTLVVDMDMQGDLTDYCLPDLDLSSLDESNVMTVLLGMKRMTECIRETKQFDVLPSTLSLAKLTKYNPDSSSLCLQFKRALDEVRNTYKFVIIDTPGSAKHELTTAIYNSELILIPVTPSKWTIRAVNLLLDEITQTETIFSQKKKTAFVPSWFGPSKKHRELLEKLKQIEEIPTLGEIPKSETIKSKTEKQEPLKKDSNAWHAFDRLADESIALVDPEHSIFSLKP, from the coding sequence ATGAAGGTCATCTCTGTTTCCAATATTAAGGGAGGGAGTGGAAAATCCACTACAGCAGCCCACTTGGCATGCGCACTGGCACGGCGCGGAAAAACCCTCGTTGTGGATATGGACATGCAAGGAGATTTGACGGACTATTGTTTGCCCGATTTGGATCTCAGTTCTCTGGATGAGTCCAATGTGATGACAGTGCTCCTCGGGATGAAACGAATGACGGAGTGCATTCGAGAAACTAAACAATTTGATGTATTGCCTTCGACTTTAAGTTTGGCCAAACTGACCAAATACAATCCCGATTCGAGTAGCCTTTGTTTACAATTCAAACGTGCTTTGGATGAAGTTCGTAACACATATAAATTTGTGATTATCGATACACCTGGGTCGGCCAAACATGAACTCACTACTGCTATTTATAATTCGGAACTGATTTTAATCCCGGTGACTCCGAGTAAGTGGACCATCCGTGCCGTGAATTTACTTTTGGATGAAATCACACAAACGGAAACCATCTTTAGCCAAAAGAAAAAAACTGCCTTTGTTCCTTCTTGGTTTGGGCCCTCCAAAAAACATAGAGAACTTCTGGAAAAACTAAAACAAATCGAAGAGATTCCAACCCTCGGTGAAATTCCCAAATCAGAAACCATCAAATCCAAAACTGAAAAACAGGAACCTTTAAAAAAAGACAGTAATGCTTGGCATGCCTTTGACAGGTTAGCCGACGAATCGATTGCGCTTGTGGATCCCGAACACTCAATTTTTTCTTTAAAACCTTAA
- a CDS encoding ion transporter, producing the protein MIHPNSPYKRIWDLFVFICITYFAIEVPIRLVFHYKLTAGVNYFERAIQIVFGIDVILNFNTAILKDRLLIHNRKIVTKTYLRTWFLIDFLSAFPFDLFGGFFFQYFGITDSLKILRLLRSVRVFELFKSLRLLAIGADSDDRFKLVEVINPMTFRLIFFVYWTSLFAHWVACGWIQLGPEFLPDKDMTTRYIRALYWSVTTLTTIGYGDITPVTNKQTIYTMGVMILGVGIYGYVIGNIATLLSNLDVSRVTFQEKLNTIDSFIKYKKLPPNLANRIRSYYVNLWENKHGIDETEIWDNLPSGIKIDVSMFLHNHLISVVPFFKNAPEELKREVVLELKPAFYMKGDIIFKEGDVPHNMYFLSKGHVEVIKEKTGDLLATLNSGSFFGEMSLIDDSLRTATIKAGSYCDVYTLGKDRFSDILKHHPGFAKHIETIAKERKKSQTTNRKKKMK; encoded by the coding sequence ATGATCCATCCGAATTCTCCTTACAAACGAATCTGGGATCTATTTGTTTTTATTTGTATCACTTACTTTGCCATCGAAGTTCCCATCCGGTTGGTCTTTCACTACAAACTAACGGCCGGGGTGAATTATTTTGAGAGAGCCATCCAAATTGTATTTGGAATCGATGTAATTTTGAATTTTAATACAGCGATTTTAAAAGACCGCCTCCTCATCCACAATCGTAAGATTGTTACCAAAACCTATCTTCGCACTTGGTTTCTCATCGATTTTTTATCAGCCTTTCCCTTTGATCTTTTTGGGGGATTTTTTTTCCAATACTTTGGCATCACAGATAGTTTGAAAATTTTGAGATTATTACGTTCGGTCAGAGTTTTCGAACTTTTCAAATCCCTCCGTCTTTTAGCGATTGGTGCTGATTCCGATGATCGGTTCAAACTTGTGGAAGTGATCAATCCCATGACCTTTCGTTTGATTTTTTTTGTCTATTGGACAAGTCTTTTTGCCCACTGGGTGGCCTGCGGTTGGATCCAACTGGGCCCTGAATTTTTGCCTGACAAAGATATGACCACAAGATACATCCGAGCCCTCTACTGGTCAGTGACCACACTCACTACAATTGGTTATGGGGATATCACTCCTGTGACCAACAAACAAACGATCTATACGATGGGAGTGATGATTTTAGGTGTGGGTATTTACGGATATGTCATTGGTAATATTGCTACCTTACTTTCTAATTTAGATGTGTCCCGAGTTACCTTCCAAGAAAAACTCAATACCATCGATAGTTTTATCAAATACAAAAAACTACCACCTAACCTTGCCAATCGCATACGTTCCTACTATGTCAATCTTTGGGAAAATAAACATGGAATCGATGAAACAGAGATTTGGGATAACCTTCCCTCTGGAATCAAAATTGATGTTTCCATGTTTTTACATAACCATTTGATTTCCGTAGTTCCTTTTTTTAAAAATGCACCTGAAGAATTAAAGAGAGAAGTTGTTTTAGAATTAAAACCAGCTTTTTATATGAAGGGAGATATCATCTTTAAAGAAGGAGATGTTCCGCACAATATGTACTTTTTATCCAAAGGACATGTGGAAGTGATCAAAGAAAAAACGGGAGATTTACTCGCCACACTCAACTCTGGATCTTTTTTTGGAGAGATGAGCCTTATAGACGATTCACTAAGAACTGCAACCATCAAAGCAGGATCTTATTGTGATGTGTATACCTTAGGAAAGGACAGATTCTCTGATATTTTAAAACACCATCCTGGATTTGCAAAACATATAGAAACCATTGCCAAAGAACGTAAAAAAAGTCAAACTACCAATCGAAAGAAAAAAATGAAATAA
- a CDS encoding YbaB/EbfC family nucleoid-associated protein — MFGGAGGNKFDMLKQMKKMRSQVKTMEKELAGLNFVGISKNKLLSVTLDGKFQMKSIQIEDELIDKKDKNLLEKSIQEAYTKALQDAQAGAAKQMQAMGGFPGLGM; from the coding sequence ATGTTCGGTGGAGCAGGCGGAAACAAGTTTGATATGCTCAAACAGATGAAAAAGATGCGGTCGCAAGTAAAAACCATGGAAAAGGAACTTGCTGGTCTCAATTTTGTGGGAATTTCTAAAAACAAACTTCTCTCTGTAACTTTGGATGGAAAATTCCAAATGAAATCCATTCAGATCGAAGATGAATTGATTGATAAAAAGGATAAAAATCTTCTAGAGAAGTCGATCCAAGAAGCTTATACAAAAGCTCTTCAGGATGCACAAGCAGGTGCCGCAAAACAAATGCAGGCTATGGGTGGATTTCCAGGCCTCGGAATGTAA
- a CDS encoding OmpA family protein — translation MKQIISGILSLSLLSTISCGLSDNTKRLILSTSIGCGVGLALGAVYDETQRKKDSKNKKNDFQRQIKESLAMEKKKPQNKGKIVGLGAGCLAGLGTGFYLNTMYDNMAEEMKKQGINLEKTERGGETVGLTATMDGGIAFEDGKADLKGKGKENIDKLAEALAAYPETKINISGHANKTGAEDLNLRLSQDRAVTAKNALTGNGVEGKRIGTVQGLGSSTPLKGVDPKDGSNRRVEVEIVPAS, via the coding sequence TTGAAACAAATCATCTCCGGAATTCTTTCCCTATCATTACTATCCACAATCTCCTGTGGTTTATCAGACAATACGAAAAGACTAATTCTTAGTACTTCCATTGGATGCGGTGTGGGTCTTGCACTCGGTGCGGTTTATGATGAAACACAAAGAAAAAAAGATTCAAAAAACAAAAAGAACGATTTCCAAAGACAAATCAAAGAATCTTTGGCAATGGAAAAGAAAAAACCACAAAACAAAGGTAAGATTGTTGGACTTGGCGCAGGTTGTTTGGCGGGTCTTGGAACAGGATTTTATCTCAATACTATGTATGACAACATGGCCGAAGAGATGAAAAAACAAGGAATCAATCTCGAAAAAACAGAAAGAGGTGGTGAAACAGTTGGTCTCACTGCGACTATGGACGGAGGAATTGCTTTCGAAGATGGAAAGGCTGACCTAAAAGGAAAAGGAAAAGAGAATATTGACAAATTGGCAGAAGCACTTGCTGCTTACCCAGAAACTAAAATCAATATCTCAGGACATGCCAACAAAACTGGGGCAGAAGACCTAAACCTACGCCTTTCTCAAGACCGCGCTGTGACTGCTAAAAATGCTCTCACAGGAAACGGTGTCGAAGGCAAACGAATTGGAACCGTACAAGGTCTTGGATCTTCCACTCCGTTAAAAGGTGTAGATCCAAAAGACGGATCCAACCGACGTGTGGAAGTGGAAATCGTTCCCGCTTCCTAA
- a CDS encoding flagellin, protein MIINHNISALVAKRALTNTGRDMDKSMEHLATGMRINRPGDDSLGFAVSEKLRSQIRGLGQAERNTQDGMSFLQVTEGSLDQVNSILQRLRELSVQSSNGIYSNEDRKLVQLEVSQLVEEVERIGTSAEFNKIKPLDGRFSRASKNPMTLQVGANGSEKIELYINTMTSSSLKLKQAGNKLTLSTPNKASDSLQVLDDAITKVNRLRSDLGAYYNRLDLTLKSLSNNYVNIVSSESQVRDADMATEMVEYSKNQILTKSGVAMLAQANLRPESVVKLLTDRY, encoded by the coding sequence ATGATTATCAATCACAACATCAGCGCGCTAGTTGCGAAACGAGCGCTCACAAACACGGGGCGTGACATGGACAAATCCATGGAGCACCTAGCAACGGGTATGCGAATCAATAGACCAGGGGATGATTCCTTGGGATTTGCTGTGTCCGAAAAATTAAGATCACAAATCCGGGGCCTTGGCCAAGCAGAACGAAATACCCAGGATGGTATGTCGTTCCTTCAAGTCACGGAAGGATCTTTAGACCAAGTAAACTCTATCTTACAGAGGTTACGTGAACTTTCCGTTCAATCGTCAAACGGGATTTATTCGAACGAAGACAGAAAACTTGTCCAGTTAGAAGTATCCCAACTTGTCGAAGAAGTGGAACGAATCGGAACTTCTGCCGAGTTTAACAAAATCAAACCATTGGATGGAAGATTTTCTCGTGCTTCCAAAAATCCAATGACCTTACAAGTGGGTGCAAACGGTTCAGAGAAAATAGAACTTTACATCAACACGATGACAAGTTCTTCCCTCAAACTGAAACAAGCCGGAAACAAGTTGACCTTATCAACTCCGAACAAGGCTTCCGATTCACTCCAAGTATTGGATGACGCGATCACCAAGGTCAACCGACTTAGATCTGACCTTGGAGCCTATTACAACCGATTGGATTTAACATTGAAATCACTCAGTAACAACTATGTGAACATTGTTTCTTCTGAGTCGCAAGTAAGGGATGCTGATATGGCAACGGAAATGGTAGAGTATTCCAAAAACCAAATCCTAACAAAATCAGGCGTGGCAATGCTTGCACAAGCGAACCTCCGACCGGAATCCGTAGTAAAACTCCTCACGGACAGATACTAA
- a CDS encoding cob(I)yrinic acid a,c-diamide adenosyltransferase: protein MKIYTKFGDGGQTYLASGIKVSKTDPRVDLYGSCDELNSTIGLALSFTKDLSLEPAFLNYLKSIQCFLFEIGSELAGYVPRDSKEGTVVHTSDVESLEKEIDRLMEVLPEIKFFILPGGSSMASALHIGRTICRRLERDLLVYIESGGEIHSDLRIYLNRLSDYLFAAARFANFSIGQEETIWKSRTK, encoded by the coding sequence TTGAAAATCTACACCAAATTTGGCGATGGTGGCCAGACCTACCTTGCTTCCGGAATCAAGGTTTCTAAAACAGATCCAAGGGTAGATCTCTATGGAAGTTGCGACGAATTGAATAGCACCATTGGCCTTGCGCTTTCCTTTACCAAAGATTTAAGTTTGGAACCTGCTTTCCTAAATTATTTGAAAAGTATTCAATGTTTTCTTTTTGAGATTGGATCCGAACTGGCGGGTTATGTGCCAAGGGATTCTAAAGAGGGAACAGTGGTTCACACATCCGATGTGGAAAGTTTAGAAAAAGAAATCGATCGATTGATGGAAGTTCTACCAGAAATTAAATTTTTTATTCTACCGGGAGGATCTTCCATGGCTAGTGCCCTTCATATCGGCAGAACCATTTGTAGACGACTCGAACGAGACTTACTCGTATACATTGAATCAGGTGGGGAAATCCATTCCGATTTAAGAATTTATCTGAATCGACTTTCTGACTATTTATTTGCGGCTGCACGTTTTGCGAATTTTTCTATCGGACAAGAGGAAACCATTTGGAAAAGCCGAACCAAATAG
- a CDS encoding peptide MFS transporter, which translates to MEKPNQIAQIESHIHPKGITPLFLTEMWERLSYYGMRALLVLYLVKSLGFSDADAGAVYAFYTSFVYLTPVLGGYLTDRFLSYQFSIYLGSFLMLCGHISLAFSDLSFFYLGLVLLALGNGFFKPNMSTIFGRLYDGKPGLRDSGFTIFYMGINLGGLIGPIICGSLGERVDWHLGFLSAGVGMAIGMVVFYFGSKRLPASIWQKQKDPLTAANVTVSPDQNTKPKILLIVLLSFFSIFFWMAFEQMGSSLNLFALRNTDRFLFGFEVPASVLQSINPLFILIFGPLISILWSSLARRNQNPNPVMKFVLSLILLGIGFLVMVVAAKYAETGIAVSILFLVFVYFWNTLSELCLSPVGLSFVSFMAPAKYASVLMGIWFLSNAFGHYAAGILSGYQNQWGSMANFYGFFVICSFSGAFLLYGIYFLKKKSILLLLNGKEISNERSTN; encoded by the coding sequence TTGGAAAAGCCGAACCAAATAGCCCAAATAGAATCTCACATTCATCCCAAGGGAATCACTCCACTTTTTCTCACAGAAATGTGGGAAAGACTCAGTTATTATGGAATGAGAGCTCTCCTTGTTTTGTATTTAGTAAAGTCACTTGGATTTTCTGATGCCGATGCAGGGGCAGTATATGCATTTTATACTAGTTTTGTTTATCTAACACCTGTTCTTGGGGGGTATTTAACAGACAGGTTTCTTAGTTATCAGTTTTCTATTTATTTAGGTAGTTTTTTAATGTTATGTGGCCATATCTCTTTGGCATTTTCTGATTTGTCCTTTTTTTATTTGGGTCTTGTTTTGTTAGCCTTAGGGAACGGATTTTTTAAACCCAATATGTCTACCATCTTTGGACGGTTATATGATGGAAAACCAGGCCTACGAGACAGTGGATTTACTATTTTTTATATGGGAATCAATTTGGGTGGTCTCATTGGTCCTATCATTTGTGGAAGTTTAGGCGAACGTGTGGATTGGCATTTGGGTTTTTTATCTGCCGGTGTGGGAATGGCCATTGGAATGGTAGTTTTTTATTTCGGAAGCAAAAGATTGCCTGCTTCCATTTGGCAAAAACAAAAAGATCCATTAACAGCTGCCAATGTAACGGTGTCTCCTGATCAGAATACAAAACCTAAAATTCTACTGATTGTCCTTCTATCTTTTTTTAGTATTTTCTTTTGGATGGCCTTTGAGCAGATGGGATCGTCGCTGAATCTGTTTGCTTTAAGGAATACGGATCGGTTTCTTTTTGGATTTGAAGTTCCTGCCTCTGTTTTACAATCCATCAATCCCTTGTTTATCTTAATTTTTGGCCCTCTGATTTCTATCCTTTGGTCTTCCCTTGCCAGAAGGAATCAAAACCCAAATCCAGTAATGAAATTTGTATTAAGCCTTATTTTACTTGGGATTGGATTTTTGGTGATGGTTGTTGCAGCCAAATATGCAGAAACAGGAATTGCTGTTTCGATTCTCTTTCTTGTATTCGTTTATTTTTGGAATACCTTAAGTGAACTTTGCCTTTCTCCTGTCGGACTTTCCTTTGTTAGTTTTATGGCACCGGCAAAATATGCATCCGTTCTTATGGGAATTTGGTTTTTATCCAATGCCTTTGGTCATTACGCTGCAGGGATTTTGTCTGGATACCAAAACCAGTGGGGCAGTATGGCAAACTTCTATGGATTTTTTGTTATCTGTTCTTTTTCGGGTGCGTTTCTTTTGTATGGAATTTATTTCCTAAAAAAGAAATCCATCCTCCTTTTGTTGAATGGAAAAGAAATTTCAAATGAACGGTCTACGAATTAA